Proteins encoded together in one Paracidovorax wautersii window:
- a CDS encoding LysR family transcriptional regulator: MDRITAAQVFATIVDKGSLAGAAEALDMSRAMVTRYLAEMEDWAGARLLHRTTRRLGLTAAGEATLARCRELLALAGQMPAAADTQADEPRGMLRIACSQSLAEARLAPLVAQYLRRYPHTAVDLQISNRTVNLVEERIDLAIRITNALDPGLIARPLGRCDSVVCAAPAYLAARGTPQGVHDLAVHNCLTYSYFGRSLWRFDDAQGADEVPVGGNLSANESVVLLHATLAGAGISLQPVYSAAPYIASGQLVALLPGRQPTAMGIYGLYASRERLPATLRSMLDFLAQAWGEAAPGQAPGASFAMV, encoded by the coding sequence ATGGACCGCATCACCGCCGCGCAGGTCTTCGCCACCATCGTGGACAAGGGCAGTCTGGCCGGCGCGGCCGAGGCGCTGGACATGTCGCGCGCCATGGTCACCCGCTACCTGGCCGAGATGGAGGACTGGGCGGGTGCCCGCCTGCTGCACCGGACCACGCGGCGCCTGGGGCTGACCGCCGCGGGCGAGGCCACGCTGGCGCGTTGCCGCGAGCTGCTGGCGCTGGCCGGGCAGATGCCCGCCGCGGCGGACACCCAGGCCGACGAGCCGCGGGGCATGCTGCGCATCGCCTGCTCGCAGTCGCTGGCCGAGGCCCGCCTGGCGCCCCTGGTGGCGCAGTACCTGCGCCGCTACCCCCACACGGCGGTCGATCTGCAGATCAGCAACCGCACGGTGAACCTGGTGGAGGAGCGCATCGACCTGGCTATCCGCATCACCAACGCGCTGGACCCGGGCCTCATTGCCCGGCCGCTGGGCCGGTGCGACTCGGTGGTGTGCGCCGCGCCCGCCTACCTGGCCGCGCGCGGCACGCCGCAGGGCGTGCACGACCTGGCCGTGCACAACTGCCTCACGTATTCGTACTTCGGCCGCAGCCTGTGGCGCTTTGACGATGCGCAGGGCGCGGACGAGGTGCCGGTGGGCGGCAACCTGAGCGCCAACGAGTCCGTGGTGCTGCTGCACGCCACGCTGGCGGGCGCCGGCATCAGCCTGCAGCCGGTGTACTCGGCCGCGCCCTACATCGCGTCCGGCCAGCTGGTGGCGCTGCTGCCGGGACGGCAGCCCACCGCCATGGGCATCTACGGCCTCTACGCCTCGCGCGAGCGGCTGCCGGCCACGCTGCGCAGCATGCTGGACTTTCTGGCCCAGGCCTGGGGCGAGGCCGCGCCCGGGCAGGCACCCGGCGCATCATTTGCTATGGTTTGA